agacagagacacgggggagagagagagacagacagagacacgggggagagagagacacgggggagagagagagacagacagagacacggggggagagagagagacacgggagagagagagagagacacggggagagagagagagacagacagagacacggggagagagagacagacagagacacggggagagagagagacagacagagacagaggggagagagagagacagacagagacacggggagagagagagacagacagagacacgggagagagagacagacagagacacggggagagagagagaccgagacacggggagagagagagacagagacacggggagagagagagacagagacacggggagagagagagacagagacacggggagagagagagacacagacagagacacggggagagagagagacggagagagagagaaagagagacagagagacttacCGCTGCCACCACGCTGTTCTCAGAGATGAAGAGAACACTGAGCAGAGGGAGGAACTCAGTCTTCAACTGAGAcggactgaaacacacacacacacacagatcattgAACAGAGCGACCGAGTTCCACCACTCACACAGTTTGAATACACAGCGTTAGATAAACCCCCCAGAGAGACTCACGTGGATCCCTTGGTCCCGTCCACCACAGTAACAGTGGAGTCGTGTGAGACCCAGGCCAGTCTGTtaccagaggaggagaaggacacAGAGTGGACCCATCCTCCTCCCCCGGCACCCCCAAACTCAGCCAGCACCGCTCCAAACGGCATCTTGGACCCCCAGGGGGTGGGGCCGggcttctcctccacctccttgaTGTAGGCAGAGAACACCCTGGGGAGAGACGTATCAATACCTACTGGGGGGTAATATATTATAACTATACAATATAACAATACCTACTGATCAGGGGGCCGTACGTATCAATACCTATTGTGAATACAGACCCTGATCCTAGATTCAACACTCCTACTGAGAGACCCAGGTATCTAATGTATAAAGACTACTGATGAGgctggtctgtctctctactgatgAGGCTGAAATATGGTCTCTGACGgtctctctctactgatgaggctgaaacatggtctctgacggtctgtctctctctactgatgaggctgaaacatggtctctgacggtctgtctctctctactgatgaggctgaaacatggtctctgacggtctgtctctctactgatgaggctggtctgtctctctactgatgAGGCTGAAATATGGTCTCTGacggtctgtctctctactgatgAGGCTGAAATATGGTCTCtgacggtctgtctctctctacctgcattTGAAGTCACAGGATCCAGCCGCCAGCAGCACGTTGTTAGGATGCCAGTCCAGACTGAGGACGGTGGAACGGATCGGCTTCTTGATGTGCTTACTCACCcacctgacacatacacacacacatttaaagagTACAAAACTATTTAGcctgcttctccctctcccccctcctcctcctcctcctcctcctcaccagtcattATCAGACTCGAAGTAACAGACTGATATGAGTCTGGCTCCGCTGCCCACAGCGAACTTGTTCTCCAGAGGAGACCACTTGACGAAGGTCGCAGCTCTGTTGATCCTCAGGATGACCAGGGTGGGCTTCCAGACGCCGTCCTTCAGAGACCAGACGTAGGCGTTACGATCCGCCCCACACGTCACGATACGGTCGGACTTAGGAGCCCAGTCGATacctggagagggaggggggtcaatgtaaaccTCTGAAAACATCAATGTCCAGACGTTGTTAAatataaaatgtgttttaatcTATTCCTGTGATGTCATTTCCTGTGCCTAGTCTACCTGTGATGTGTCCATTGTGCTCCTTCAGCTCATGACTCTTCACCCACTGGTTACCGCTCTTCTGATAGATGTGAACCTCATGGTTGTTGGGACTGATGGCGATCTctacagggagagaagaagaggaggaggaggaagaagaagaaggggaggaagaagaagaagaggaggaaggggaagaggaagaggaggaagaagaaggaggaaggggaagaggaggaagaagaagaagaagaagaggaggaagggttaagaggaagaggaggaagaagaagaggaggaggaagaagaagaagaggaagaagaagaagaagaggaagaagaagaagaggaagaagaagaagaggaagaagaagaagaggaagaagaagaggaagaagaagaggaagaggaggaagaagaggaagaggaggaagaggaagaagaggaaggggaagaggaagaagaagaagaagaggaggaaggggaagaggaagaggaggaaggggaagaggaagaagaagaagaggaggaaggggaagaggaagaggaggaaggggaagaggaagaggaggaagaagaaggaggaggaaggggaagaggaagaagaagaaggccaGATCACAGAAGTGTCAGTGGATAAACATTTTGATGAACTGTGTGACGTTGTATTCAGTATGtgtatatttcatataataataatatataataataatatttagtgtatatttcatataataataatatataataataatattcagtGTATATTTAAAGTGATGTTTCATAAAGCATTGGTCCGTACGGGTTCTGTCCCGGTTCCAGGCGTGACAGGTGATGGGCTCAAGCAAAAACTGGTGCAGTGACATGTTGATGGGAGTTGGGTGGTCAGTCTCACTGGTCACCggctacacagacagagagagacaaagagagagagacaaagagagagagagagagacacaaagagagagacacagagagagacaaagagagagagacagacagacaaagagagagagagagacagagagaaagagagagagacagagagacagacaaagagagagggacagacagacaaagagagagggacagagagacaaagagagagggacagagagacaaagagagacaaagagagagacaaagagagagacaaagagagagacaaagagagagacaaagagagagagagagagagacaaagagagagagagagagagacagacagacaaagagagagacaaagagagagacaaagagagagacaaagagagagacaaagagagagacagacaaagagagacagagagacagacaaagagagagggacagacagacaaagagagagggacagacagacaaagagagagggacagacagacaaagagagagggacagagagacaaagagagagacaaagagagagacaaagagagagacaaagagagagacagagagacaaagagagagacaaagagagagacaaagagagacaaagagagagacaaagagagagacaaagagagagacaaagagagagacagacagacaaagagagagggacagacagagagacaaagagagagacaaagagagagacaaagagagagagagacaaagagagagacagacaaagagagagacagacaaagagagagacagacaaagagagagacagacaaagagagagacagacaaagagagagacagacaaagagagagacaaagagagagacaaagagagagagagaaaacccccATAGAAATTCAACAACATGACTCAGCTCGTTATTAACCTGAGTCAATTCACTACACGGCGAGCTGCTAGTAATGCCTGCTTGGTAGAATAATATGCATCTTACAAAACTGTTAGACGTGAATGAATAACAGCGTTTTATCCAATATAACAGGACATACTCGTGATATTAAAGCTGAGTTCTGTATTTAGGAGCCAGCTGTGATACAGTTTTATAGACAATCCCACCCCGTAATGTTCCCTAAATAACTCCTCCAAATTTTCGCATGTAACGTTACGATACCTAAACCAGTTAGCAACACAATATATTATCTAAGTCTTTTATTTATACTTCAATGTCCCATACAAAAAAAAATAATCAACAAGATTACGAACGATAAAAATTTGCTACGAAAATAATTTCATCTCGCCGTATAAAAAACGAGGCCTCCTCTCTTGAACCAAAGCCCCAAACTTTCCTACGAGCCGCTTCCCCAGTCCGCATGCTGACTGTGATCTTACCGTGGTTTTACCGGAGCTTCTGGCTCGTCCTCTTGTTATTATTAGGATTCGGAAACGATAGATTTGCTGATAACGGGAGACAGCGGACTTGAATTCGCGGACTCTGGGCAGTCGACACGAATCCGTCCAGGGTTGTCAGGAGCGGAACCGGGAAGCTTCCAGCTACATTCAGATGGATGTCAGACAAAAACCGGAGACAGAagaatattttgtttgtttgcttttcgTTGAAGGCTGCCCCTAGCGGCTAATGAGTCTAGGAGATTTTATTTTACCTGTATTTAACAAgacaagtcagttcagaacaaattcttagtaaCAATGACGCCtacgccgtcctatgggactcccaatcacggccggttgtgatacagcctggaatcgaaccagggtctgtagtgacatctctaacactgagatgtggtgcctcagaccactgtgatacagcctggaatcgaaccagggtctgtagtgacacctctaacactgagatgtggtgcctcagaccactgtgatacagcctggaatcgaaccagggtctgtagtgacacctctaacactgagatgtggtgcctcagaccactgtgatacagcctggaatcgaaccagggtctgtagtgactcctctagcactgagatgcagtgccttagaccgctgtgatacagcctggaatcgaaccagggtctgtagttcctcagaccactgtgatacagcctggaatggatctagggtctgtagtgactcctctagcactgagatgcagtgccttagaccgctgtgatacagcctggaatcgaaccagggtctgtagttcctcagaccgctgtgatacagcctggaatggatctagggtctgtagtgactcctctagcactgagatgcagtgccttagaccgctgtgatacagcctggaatcgaaccagggtctgtagttcctcagaccactgtgatacagcctggaatggatctagggtctgtagtgactcctctagcactgagatgcagtgccttagaccgctgtgatacagcctggaatcgaaccagggtctgtagttcctcagaccgctgtgatacagcctggaatggatctagggtctgtagtgactcctctagcactgagatgcagtgccttagaccgctgtga
This region of Oncorhynchus tshawytscha isolate Ot180627B unplaced genomic scaffold, Otsh_v2.0 Un_contig_10218_pilon_pilon, whole genome shotgun sequence genomic DNA includes:
- the LOC112242426 gene encoding actin-related protein 2/3 complex subunit 1A-like isoform X1, whose amino-acid sequence is MSLHQFLLEPITCHAWNRDRTQIAISPNNHEVHIYQKSGNQWVKSHELKEHNGHITGIDWAPKSDRIVTCGADRNAYVWSLKDGVWKPTLVILRINRAATFVKWSPLENKFAVGSGARLISVCYFESDNDWWVSKHIKKPIRSTVLSLDWHPNNVLLAAGSCDFKCRVFSAYIKEVEEKPGPTPWGSKMPFGAVLAEFGGAGGGGWVHSVSFSSSGNRLAWVSHDSTVTVVDGTKGSTPSQLKTEFLPLLSVLFISENSVVAAGHDCCPMLFRCDDGGSLTFVSKLDLPKASITRNISAMERFRNMDKRATTEDRNTALETLHQNSITQVSIYEGDQRYCLTLLYCLSSQVSIYEGDQRDCLTLFYCLSSSQVSIYEGDQRDCLTLFYCLSSQVSIYEGDLRDCLTLLYCLSSSQVSMRETRGTV
- the LOC112242426 gene encoding actin-related protein 2/3 complex subunit 1A-like isoform X2, producing the protein MSLHQFLLEPITCHAWNRDRTQIAISPNNHEVHIYQKSGNQWVKSHELKEHNGHITGIDWAPKSDRIVTCGADRNAYVWSLKDGVWKPTLVILRINRAATFVKWSPLENKFAVGSGARLISVCYFESDNDWWVSKHIKKPIRSTVLSLDWHPNNVLLAAGSCDFKCRVFSAYIKEVEEKPGPTPWGSKMPFGAVLAEFGGAGGGGWVHSVSFSSSGNRLAWVSHDSTVTVVDGTKGSTPSQLKTEFLPLLSVLFISENSVVAAGHDCCPMLFRCDDGGSLTFVSKLDLPKASITRNISAMERFRNMDKRATTEDRNTALETLHQNSITQVSIYEGDQRDCLTLFYCLSSQVSIYEGDQRDCLTLFYCLSSQVSIYEGDQRDCLTLFYCLSSQVSIYEGDQRDCLTLFYCLSSQVFKL
- the LOC112242426 gene encoding actin-related protein 2/3 complex subunit 1A-like isoform X3; its protein translation is MSLHQFLLEPITCHAWNRDRTQIAISPNNHEVHIYQKSGNQWVKSHELKEHNGHITGIDWAPKSDRIVTCGADRNAYVWSLKDGVWKPTLVILRINRAATFVKWSPLENKFAVGSGARLISVCYFESDNDWWVSKHIKKPIRSTVLSLDWHPNNVLLAAGSCDFKCRVFSAYIKEVEEKPGPTPWGSKMPFGAVLAEFGGAGGGGWVHSVSFSSSGNRLAWVSHDSTVTVVDGTKGSTPSQLKTEFLPLLSVLFISENSVVAAGHDCCPMLFRCDDGGSLTFVSKLDLPKASITRNISAMERFRNMDKRATTEDRNTALETLHQNSITQVSIYEGDQRYCLTLLYCLSSQVSIYEGDQRDCLTLFYCLSSQVSIYEGDQRDCLTLFYCLSSQVSIYEGDQRDCLTLFYCLSSQVFKL